Proteins encoded in a region of the Diadema setosum chromosome 7, eeDiaSeto1, whole genome shotgun sequence genome:
- the LOC140231323 gene encoding zinc finger RNA-binding protein-like isoform X2, which produces MASGNYFGFTHGGTQYRSVKTPQVIGKHYQPQATTYTAQHASAAQGTTQLFPAQATHQTVYASSATPRQTQTASYETGYATAHQAGGYGYSTPQRQDPSPARQTTQTYQDSSYGFEPSPSSGAFQKQTYYQPQTHQHSGNDSYFSQTRKLAGGKTNSVYTSGSASGYGGGHQSMSQKQSQPKIAPVVTYAYAAQTTAPTYATTSSSSYSGQSKYSGGGGGGSSSGGSNQYSSYDAAIYSAATSYYQQQQTAKMGNQWGQGYKGGMKKTQPPFQANKGKEKPPPKPTQLHYCDVCKISCAGPRTYKEHLEGQKHKKKEAASKSGTSVNLPSSRSGVQAYRCELCDVSCTGLDAYNAHIRGAKHQKVLKLHTKLGKPIPSAEPVKIGNQATAASAATGNGKATAAAGKGAAKAAQPVKKMVTPKITFVGGSKLTTTGTAETEKKVDTKAGSTASKAPTTAATPAQSEEKDDPMDVEKDIQPVGEDYIEELKNDDGKLVSFNCKLCECQFNDPNAKEMHMKGRRHRLQYKKKVDPSYPVDIKPSARSRKLQEDKLRRQMAKEEFMRQRQEEFQWREEMRRYEEDLYWRRMEEERYWEERRRFEKEMEYFEWQRRRGVHLPRPLPPKPPIPAEASAMQVKRAETEIDRHVMAKHGAIYPTEQELQLVQNMVSQLEKSLKGVSDHIAEEDNPKAKEPAKPEPAKEPAKEASPEAAKDGAKEAGAADMKDELKELGPPRMLKGVLRIGVLAKGLLLKNALNMGIVVLCNEKPTRTLLERIANLLPKQLQEITDDKYEIRLCVEEAALIISKEPSMTMKVSLTSPAFRDQAAAEADSARDPPDVLDRQKCLEALAALRHAKWFQARAGGLQSCVVIIRVLRDLCERVPTWAPLRGWPLELLCERVIASAGQPLGPGDALRRVFEAIAGGFLLPGGPGLFDPCEKDETDALVHLTSQECEDITASAQHALRLIVFRQVHKVLAMEPMYSQNRNFIRNRRNARKRRREDTEGGDSADGEGKKDKKEGDGTATGMDITAGEGAGTE; this is translated from the exons CACTCCCCAGCGACAAGACCCGTCTCCAGCCCGCCAGACCACCCAGACCTACCAGGACAGCAGCTATGGTTTTGAGCCCTCTCCCAGTTCTGGGGCCTTTCAGAAGCAGACCTACTACCAGCCCCAGACCCATCAGCACTCGGGCAACGATTCCTACTTCTCCCAAACTCGCAAACTTGCTG GTGGTAAAACCAACTCGGTTTACACCTCGGGCAGTGCTTCGGGGTATGGGGGTGGGCACCAGTCAATGAGCCAGAAGCAGTCCCAACCAAAGATTGCTCCTGTCGTCACCTATGCCTATGCTGCCCAGACCACTGCACCCACTTACGCCACAACATCGTCGTCCTCTTACTCTGGTCAATCTAAATACAGCG GCGGTGGTGGTGGAGGCAGCAGCAGTGGGGGTAGCAACCAGTATTCCAGTTACGACGCAGCCATCTACTCAGCGGCCACCTCCTACTACCAGCAGCAGCAGACGGCCAAGATGGGCAACCAGTGGGGCCAGGGCTACAAGGGGGGCATGAAGAAAACCCAGCCCCCATTCCAGGCCAACAAGGGCAAGGAGAAGCCCCCACCAAAGCCCACTCAGCTCCACTACTGTGATGTCTGCAAGATCAGCTGTGCAGGGCCCAGG ACTTACAAGGAACATCTAGAAGGGCAGAAACACAAGAAGAAGGAGGCGGCGAGTAAGAGTGGAACGAGTGTCAACCTGCCAAGCAGCAGGTCTGGGGTTCAAGCCTACCGCTGTGAACTCTGTGACGTGTCATGCACTGGGCTGGATGCCTACAACGCCCACATCAGGGGAGCCAAGCATCAAAAG GTGCTGAAGTTAcacaccaaacttggcaagccCATCCCGTCCGCAGAGCCCGTGAAGATTGGTAACCAGGCAACTGCGGCTTCCGCTGCCACCGGTAATGGGAAGGCCACTGCTGCTGCTGGCAAGGGGGCAGCCAAGGCCGCTCAACCTGTCAAGAAGATGGTCACTCCAAAGATTACATTTGTTG GTGGTAGTAAACTGACAACCACTGGTACTGCTGAGACTGAGAAGAAGGTGGACACCAAGGCAGGCTCTACCGCCAGCAAAGCCCCAACAACTGCTGCCACTCCGGCTCAGAGTGAAG AGAAGGACGACCCCATGGATGTGGAGAAGGACATCCAGCCTGTGGGTGAGGACTACATCGAGGAGCTGAAGAATGACGACGGCAAACTGGTCAGCTTCAACTGCAAGCTGTGCGAGTGCCAGTTCAACGACCCCAACGCCAAGGAGATGCACATGAAGGGACGCAGGCATCGACTCCAGTATAAG AAAAAGGTGGATCCCAGCTACCCGGTGGACATCAAGCCCTCTGCCCGCTCCCGCAAACTTCAAGAGGACAAGCTGAGACGACAGATGGCCAAGGAAGAGTTCATGAGGCAGAGACAGGAGGAGTTCCAGTGGAGAGAGGAAATGAG GCGTTATGAGGAGGACTTGTACTGGCGTCGCATGGAGGAGGAGCGCTACTGGGAAGAGCGCAGGCGATTTGAGAAGGAGATGGAGTACTTTGAATGGCAGCGTCGTCGTGGTGTCCACCTGCCCCGCCCCTTGCCACCCAAACCACCCATCCCTGCGGAGGCGTCCGCCATGCAGGTGAAGCGCGCGGAGACAGAGATCGACCGCCACGTCATGGCAAAGCACGGCGCCATCTACCCGACAGAGCAAGAG CTTCAGCTGGTGCAGAACATGGTGTCCCAGCTGGAAAAATCTCTCAAGGGTGTATCGGATCACATCGCTGAGGAGGACAACCCCAAGGCCAAGGAGCCAGCCAAACCCGAACCAGCCAAGGAGCCTGCAAAGGAGGCAAGCCCGGAAGCAGCCAAGGACGGGGCCAAGGAGGCAGGAGCTGCCGACATGAAAGACGA GTTGAAGGAACTTGGCCCTCCTCGTATGCTGAAGGGAGTGTTGCGTATTGGTGTCCTCGCCAAGGGATTGCTGCTGAAGAACGCCCTCAACATGGGCATCGTGGTGCTGTGTAACGAGAAGCCGACACGCACACTTCTGGAGCGCATCGCCAATCTTCTCCCCAAGCAGCTTCAG GAAATCACTGACGATAAATACGAGATCCGTCTGTGTGTGGAGGAGGCTGCGCTGATCATCTCCAAGGAGCCCAGCATGACCATGAAGGTGTCCCTCACCTCCCCAGCCTTCAGGGACCAAGCCGCTGCAGAGGCTG ATTCGGCCCGAGACCCTCCGGATGTACTGGACAGGCAAAAATGCCTGGAAGCTCTTGCAGCGTTACGACATGCTAAGTGGTTCCAG GCTAGAGCAGGAGGTCTTCAGTCTTGTGTGGTCATCATCCGTGTTCTGAGGGATCTGTGTGAACGTGTGCCAACCTGGGCCCCTCTACGAGGATGG CCGCTGGAGCTGCTGTGTGAGAGAGTGATAGCCAGTGCCGGCCAGCCCCTGGGCCCTGGGGATGCCCTACGCCGAGTCTTTGAAGCCATCGCTGGAGGATTTCTGCTGCCAG GGGGCCCTGGACTCTTTGATCCTTGTGAGAAGGACGAAACGGACGCCCTGGTCCACCTCACCTCACAGGAATGTGAAGACATCACTGCTAGTGCCCAG CACGCCCTGAGGCTGATTGTGTTCCGCCAAGTCCACAAAGTGCTTGCCATGGAGCCCATGTACTCGCAGAACCGTAACTTCATCCGCAACCGTCGCAACGCCCGCAAGCGTCGACGCGAGGACACCGAGGGAGGTGACAGTGCTGATG GTGAAGGCAAGAAGGATAAGAAGGAAGGAGATGGTACAGCTACCGGAATGGACATCACCGCAGGAGAGGGTGCAGGAACTGAATAA